One window of the Natronomonas marina genome contains the following:
- the glnA gene encoding type I glutamate--ammonia ligase, producing MTSDNVATDGGLSVEAQNVLDEIDEKNVDFLRLQFTDILGTVKNVSVPADQAEKAFTEGIYFDGSSIEGFVRIQESDMRLMPDPRTFAVLPWRDRESGASARMICDVYDTSTGEPFEGDPRYVLKQALERAHEMGYTVNAAPEPEFFLFEEDDEGRATTKTGDHGGYFDLAPKDLASDVRRDIIYGLEEMGFEIEASHHEVARGQHEINFEYDDALTTADNVGTFRTVVRAIAAQHDLHATFMPKPIPKINGSGMHTHISLFTEDGDNAFHDGADEFDLSETAKQFLGGILEHAPAITAVTNPTVNSYKRLVPGYEAPVYVAWSDRNRSALIRKPAARIPAASRIEARFPDPSCNPYLAFAALIHAGLDGIEKGIEAPDPIRENIYEFDEEKREEYGIETLPENLGGAIDALEDDPVIYDALGEHVGPKFVEAKRQEHTEYLVDVSQWELDRYLETF from the coding sequence ATGACGAGCGACAACGTAGCCACCGACGGTGGCCTTTCAGTAGAGGCACAGAACGTCCTCGACGAGATAGACGAAAAGAACGTCGACTTCCTGCGTCTGCAGTTTACCGACATCCTCGGGACGGTGAAGAACGTCTCCGTTCCCGCCGACCAGGCCGAGAAGGCGTTCACCGAGGGCATCTACTTCGACGGCTCCTCAATCGAGGGGTTCGTCCGCATCCAGGAGTCCGACATGCGGCTCATGCCCGACCCGCGCACGTTCGCCGTGCTGCCGTGGCGGGACCGCGAGTCCGGCGCCTCCGCCCGGATGATCTGCGACGTCTACGACACTTCCACGGGCGAACCCTTCGAGGGCGACCCCCGGTACGTGCTCAAGCAGGCGCTCGAACGGGCCCACGAGATGGGATACACCGTCAACGCCGCGCCCGAACCCGAGTTCTTCCTCTTCGAGGAGGACGACGAGGGCCGCGCCACCACCAAGACCGGCGACCATGGCGGCTACTTCGACCTCGCGCCGAAGGACCTCGCCAGTGACGTCCGCCGCGACATCATCTACGGTCTCGAGGAGATGGGCTTCGAGATCGAGGCCAGCCACCACGAGGTCGCCCGCGGCCAACACGAGATCAACTTCGAGTACGACGACGCCCTGACGACCGCCGACAACGTCGGCACCTTCCGGACGGTCGTCCGCGCCATCGCCGCCCAGCACGACCTCCACGCCACGTTCATGCCCAAGCCCATCCCGAAGATCAACGGCTCCGGCATGCACACCCACATTTCGCTCTTCACCGAGGACGGCGACAACGCCTTCCACGACGGCGCCGACGAGTTCGACCTCTCGGAGACCGCAAAGCAGTTCCTCGGCGGCATCCTCGAGCACGCGCCCGCCATCACCGCCGTCACGAACCCGACGGTCAACTCCTACAAGCGCCTCGTCCCCGGCTACGAGGCGCCCGTCTACGTCGCCTGGTCGGACCGCAACCGGTCTGCGCTCATCCGCAAGCCCGCCGCCCGCATCCCCGCCGCCTCCCGCATCGAGGCGCGGTTCCCCGACCCCTCGTGTAACCCCTACCTCGCCTTCGCCGCGCTCATCCACGCCGGCCTCGACGGCATCGAGAAGGGCATCGAGGCGCCCGACCCCATCCGGGAGAACATCTACGAGTTCGACGAGGAGAAACGCGAGGAGTACGGTATCGAGACGCTGCCGGAGAACCTCGGCGGGGCCATCGACGCCCTCGAGGACGACCCCGTCATCTACGACGCGCTCGGCGAACACGTCGGCCCGAAGTTCGTCGAGGCCAAGCGCCAGGAACACACCGAGTACCTCGTCGACGTCTCCCAGTGGGAACTGGACCGCTACCTCGAGACGTTCTAA
- a CDS encoding Hsp20/alpha crystallin family protein, whose translation MAIRRTPFEEMERMMNEMRHAMFGDGPETAGDSGSRYDTHVSVEAGDDGYLVVADLPGFETEEIDLRFDDGVLVTDAEHETEEEMDVGIGRLATTRNRRTFERVRLPGTVLVDDITASYTNGVLEVHVPTEESVDDSGTVIDIE comes from the coding sequence ATGGCAATCCGTCGAACCCCCTTCGAGGAGATGGAACGAATGATGAACGAGATGCGACACGCGATGTTCGGAGACGGACCCGAGACGGCCGGCGATTCGGGGTCCCGCTACGACACTCACGTCAGCGTCGAGGCCGGCGACGACGGCTACCTCGTCGTGGCCGACCTCCCGGGCTTCGAGACCGAGGAAATCGACCTCCGGTTCGACGACGGCGTGCTCGTCACCGACGCCGAACACGAGACCGAAGAGGAGATGGATGTCGGCATCGGCCGCCTCGCCACCACCCGCAACCGCCGGACGTTCGAGCGGGTCCGCCTCCCCGGGACGGTGCTGGTCGACGACATCACCGCCAGTTACACCAACGGCGTCCTCGAGGTCCACGTCCCGACCGAGGAGTCCGTCGACGACAGCGGAACCGTCATCGACATCGAGTGA
- the phnD gene encoding phosphate/phosphite/phosphonate ABC transporter substrate-binding protein — MTRRRDFLKTAGAVGSIGALTGCLGIGGSQPFNDGEIDMNISPSVPTEDLQPQYGPIREYISNEFDRTTKMNIANNYASVIEALGSGTTDIAETGPFAAALGVNEGDAEVILQRKGYGTWTYKSIIAVPNDSDIEEVSDLEGKSVAFSDPLSTSGALYPLYNISQAGVNIGNLPEGNGSQAAFDAVFAGGHVSSYEQLADGQVDAAGMGGFVRDTSTGPTPDEFESTARTLQESTGLPRAPIVVSPELSDDRKDALQQAFIDAPDSIYYGQDGEEGTDDDLWFNDVREAGVDKYQSVIDVATELGVGAEIFESGDDS; from the coding sequence ATGACACGACGTCGTGACTTTCTCAAGACCGCTGGCGCGGTGGGGAGTATAGGGGCACTGACCGGCTGTCTGGGCATCGGCGGTTCCCAGCCGTTCAACGACGGCGAGATCGACATGAACATCTCGCCGAGCGTGCCGACGGAGGACCTCCAGCCGCAGTACGGGCCGATCCGGGAGTACATCAGCAACGAGTTCGACCGGACCACGAAAATGAACATCGCGAACAACTACGCCTCCGTCATCGAGGCGCTTGGTTCGGGCACGACCGACATCGCCGAGACGGGTCCGTTCGCCGCCGCCCTGGGCGTCAACGAGGGTGATGCCGAGGTCATCCTCCAGCGGAAGGGCTACGGTACCTGGACGTACAAGAGCATCATCGCGGTTCCGAACGACAGCGACATCGAGGAGGTGTCCGACCTGGAGGGCAAGTCGGTGGCGTTCTCCGACCCGCTGTCGACCAGCGGCGCGCTGTACCCGCTGTACAACATCAGTCAGGCCGGCGTGAACATCGGCAACCTGCCCGAAGGCAACGGCTCCCAGGCCGCCTTCGATGCCGTGTTCGCCGGTGGGCACGTCAGTTCGTACGAACAGCTGGCCGATGGGCAGGTCGACGCCGCCGGCATGGGTGGGTTCGTCCGCGACACCAGTACCGGTCCGACCCCCGACGAGTTCGAGAGTACCGCCCGCACCCTCCAGGAGTCGACGGGGCTGCCCCGGGCGCCAATCGTCGTCAGCCCGGAACTGTCCGACGACCGCAAGGACGCACTCCAGCAGGCGTTCATCGACGCGCCCGACAGCATCTACTACGGCCAGGACGGTGAAGAGGGCACCGACGACGACCTCTGGTTCAACGATGTCCGAGAGGCGGGCGTCGACAAGTACCAGAGCGTCATCGACGTCGCAACCGAACTCGGCGTCGGAGCCGAAATCTTCGAGTCCGGCGACGACTCCTGA
- a CDS encoding phosphatase PAP2 family protein translates to MSRGVGELAAVEALPEAVVVAAALLTQLGDVWFLFGLVGLLYWFGGALPAPVALGRRRAAFVVALGLGANALVTTLKEWLARPRPPGAGTATAPAAVPEAVDSLYVAAATGTGFGFPSGHALGTAAVYGGLALVVGTRRAYVTAAAVTVVVALTRVVLGVHYLVDVVVGAAVGAAFLAVVYRLCGRGSNPGRALMLAVAAALLGPVVGEYNFDTMAALGAALGARIAWGVVGDAVVREATTRGGGAVSAGVGAAFGVLFGVVYALEPAPHVAFLSMGVVLAGVLAAPLAGEAVARRV, encoded by the coding sequence ATGAGCCGCGGCGTCGGCGAACTCGCCGCCGTCGAGGCGCTGCCCGAGGCCGTCGTCGTCGCGGCCGCCCTCCTGACCCAACTCGGCGACGTCTGGTTCCTCTTCGGCCTCGTCGGGCTGCTGTACTGGTTCGGCGGGGCGCTTCCCGCACCCGTGGCGCTCGGCCGCCGCCGGGCCGCCTTCGTCGTCGCGCTCGGTCTCGGCGCGAACGCGCTCGTGACCACGCTGAAGGAGTGGCTGGCCCGTCCGCGTCCGCCGGGTGCCGGCACCGCGACCGCTCCCGCCGCGGTGCCGGAGGCCGTGGACTCGCTGTACGTCGCCGCGGCCACCGGCACGGGCTTCGGCTTCCCGAGCGGCCACGCCCTCGGGACGGCGGCCGTCTACGGGGGGCTAGCGCTCGTCGTCGGGACCCGCCGCGCCTACGTCACCGCGGCCGCCGTCACCGTCGTCGTCGCGCTCACGCGGGTCGTCCTCGGGGTCCACTACCTCGTCGACGTGGTCGTCGGCGCCGCCGTCGGCGCGGCCTTCCTGGCGGTCGTCTACCGGCTCTGTGGCCGCGGTTCGAACCCCGGTCGCGCTCTGATGCTGGCTGTCGCTGCCGCCCTGCTGGGCCCGGTCGTCGGCGAGTACAACTTCGACACGATGGCCGCGCTGGGCGCCGCGCTGGGCGCCCGCATCGCCTGGGGCGTCGTCGGCGACGCCGTCGTCCGCGAGGCGACCACGCGAGGGGGCGGCGCCGTTTCCGCCGGCGTCGGGGCGGCCTTCGGCGTCCTGTTCGGCGTCGTCTACGCCCTCGAACCGGCCCCACACGTCGCCTTCCTGTCGATGGGCGTGGTGCTAGCGGGCGTCCTCGCGGCGCCCCTGGCAGGCGAGGCGGTCGCTCGCCGCGTCTGA
- the lrp gene encoding HTH-type transcriptional regulator Lrp — translation MTYENLDRKLVNALLDDGRASLRSLGEDLDVSVTTVSNHISDLEEQGIIEGYVPEVNYGELGYDVTAIIQLKVEGSALPEITDRLSEHTHMVSVYEVTGDHDIVAIGKFTDTDHMNEGIKELLIDPDIKESNTSVVLNTVVEHQQFDLDY, via the coding sequence ATGACGTACGAAAATCTCGACCGCAAGTTGGTGAACGCGCTACTGGACGACGGCCGCGCCTCGCTCCGCTCGCTCGGCGAGGACCTCGACGTGTCGGTGACGACCGTCTCGAACCACATCTCCGACCTCGAAGAGCAGGGTATCATCGAGGGCTACGTCCCCGAGGTCAACTACGGCGAGTTGGGCTACGACGTGACCGCCATCATCCAGCTGAAGGTCGAGGGGAGCGCGCTCCCGGAGATAACCGACCGCCTCAGCGAACACACGCACATGGTGTCGGTCTACGAGGTCACCGGCGACCACGACATCGTCGCCATCGGCAAGTTCACCGACACCGACCACATGAACGAGGGCATCAAGGAACTGCTCATCGACCCCGACATCAAGGAGTCCAACACCTCCGTCGTGCTGAACACCGTCGTCGAACACCAGCAGTTCGACCTGGACTACTGA
- a CDS encoding type IV pilin, translated as MSTNERGVSPVIGVVLLVAITTLLAALVGTMALGFGGELGAPTEYASVSTTYAPSGAANGGVAYVNITHESGDVLDGDEVYIRDSNGNEVLWKDVWTGGDTIEPGEYVHIDGKDSDCALNAVTEGEIYRVVYAPNGTDSSTVLAEIEIESPPDSTGTYGCP; from the coding sequence GTGTCCACGAACGAACGGGGGGTGTCGCCGGTCATCGGCGTGGTTCTCCTCGTCGCCATCACGACTCTCCTGGCTGCCCTCGTCGGAACGATGGCGCTGGGGTTCGGCGGCGAACTCGGCGCGCCGACCGAGTACGCCAGCGTCTCGACGACCTACGCCCCCTCCGGCGCCGCCAACGGCGGCGTCGCCTACGTGAACATCACTCACGAGAGCGGAGACGTGCTGGACGGCGACGAGGTGTACATCCGTGACTCGAACGGCAACGAGGTGCTGTGGAAGGACGTCTGGACCGGCGGCGACACCATCGAACCCGGCGAGTACGTCCACATCGACGGGAAGGACAGTGACTGCGCGCTGAACGCGGTCACCGAGGGCGAGATTTACCGCGTGGTCTACGCGCCGAACGGGACCGACAGCTCGACGGTGCTCGCGGAGATCGAAATCGAGTCCCCGCCCGACAGTACCGGTACCTACGGCTGTCCCTGA
- the hisH gene encoding imidazole glycerol phosphate synthase subunit HisH: MSSGTSPVAVSVVDYGLGNLRSVTRGLERAGAEVTLTDDPADLDTADGIVLPGVGAFSEGMDNAGPFRSALTDAAAEGRPLFGICLGMQMLLTSSEEADHVGQGDVEGLDLVPGRNVRFDVGQTVPHMGWNELHVEREHPIVDGIDGGTSETSRANEAGGSVDGEYAYFVHSYYARPDDESAVVATTDYGVDFPSIVASEAGNVFGTQFHPEKSGETGLKILRNFVDYCRR, translated from the coding sequence GTGAGCTCTGGAACTTCGCCGGTCGCGGTCAGCGTCGTCGACTACGGGCTGGGAAACCTCCGCAGCGTCACGCGCGGCCTCGAGCGGGCCGGCGCCGAGGTGACGCTGACGGACGACCCCGCCGACCTCGACACCGCCGACGGCATCGTCCTGCCGGGCGTCGGCGCCTTCAGCGAGGGCATGGACAACGCCGGCCCGTTCCGGTCGGCACTGACCGACGCCGCCGCCGAGGGGCGGCCGCTTTTCGGCATCTGTCTCGGCATGCAGATGCTTCTGACCTCCAGCGAGGAGGCCGACCACGTCGGCCAGGGCGACGTCGAGGGGCTGGACCTCGTCCCCGGCCGCAACGTCAGGTTCGACGTCGGGCAGACGGTCCCGCACATGGGCTGGAACGAACTGCACGTCGAGCGCGAGCACCCCATCGTCGACGGGATAGACGGCGGGACATCGGAGACGTCCCGGGCAAACGAAGCCGGCGGCTCCGTGGACGGCGAGTACGCCTACTTCGTCCACTCCTACTACGCCCGTCCGGACGACGAGAGCGCGGTCGTTGCGACGACCGACTACGGCGTCGACTTCCCCTCCATCGTCGCCAGCGAGGCGGGCAACGTCTTCGGCACGCAGTTCCACCCCGAGAAGTCCGGCGAGACCGGACTGAAAATCCTGCGGAACTTCGTCGACTACTGCCGGCGATAG